One genomic region from Gemmatimonadota bacterium encodes:
- a CDS encoding ATP-binding protein: MKSVTGPWVSGNDFFDRENELRILDQRVRDGNHVLLTGQRRMGKTSIARELGRRLEEDGWVFLFADVEGATGPEDVISDIAEAVHPIRSISSRFAQTMQRWFTESFDETGAFDFRLRVRAGLSEKNWKEHGGGLLRYCAAHANPVFLVIDEMPIFLKRLLLVEGGRQRVDEFLSWLRGVLQQVSGGSLVLMVSGSIGLTPLVRRLGIPDRINYLDPFRLGPWSREATIECLNRLADNSTLKIDSGVAEAVYERLGIGIPHQVQSFFARLTDHALLQGENQVYVSDVEVVYKNVLLGPAGQNDLIHYETRLKDALGDDQDHTIAMEVLAETSTKEVLTPEVQRILGNLYLPLVDDAPDRISEVLDILEHDGYLESREAGYLFPSCLLKDWWAARFGHHHVPIELRGQVRDE; this comes from the coding sequence ATGAAATCTGTTACCGGACCATGGGTGAGTGGTAATGACTTTTTTGATCGAGAAAACGAACTACGCATACTCGATCAGCGTGTGCGGGATGGAAACCACGTGTTGCTGACAGGTCAGCGTCGCATGGGCAAGACCAGTATCGCACGGGAACTGGGACGTCGACTTGAGGAAGATGGATGGGTGTTTCTGTTTGCTGACGTTGAAGGTGCGACTGGCCCGGAAGATGTGATCTCGGATATTGCGGAAGCGGTACACCCGATTCGTTCGATCTCATCACGATTTGCACAAACGATGCAGCGATGGTTCACCGAGAGTTTTGACGAAACCGGTGCTTTTGATTTCCGACTGAGAGTACGGGCCGGATTGAGTGAAAAAAACTGGAAGGAACATGGGGGCGGATTACTTCGATATTGTGCTGCACATGCAAACCCAGTATTCCTCGTGATCGATGAAATGCCCATTTTTCTCAAACGATTGCTCCTTGTAGAGGGAGGCCGCCAGAGAGTCGACGAGTTTCTTAGTTGGCTGCGAGGAGTGTTGCAACAGGTCAGTGGTGGATCGCTTGTACTCATGGTATCCGGTAGTATTGGACTGACTCCACTCGTACGTCGACTCGGCATACCTGATCGCATAAACTATCTCGACCCATTCAGATTGGGCCCATGGAGCCGTGAAGCCACCATCGAGTGCCTGAATCGACTCGCCGACAATTCGACACTTAAGATCGATTCCGGTGTTGCAGAAGCAGTTTATGAGCGACTAGGTATAGGGATTCCGCATCAAGTCCAGTCGTTTTTCGCCAGGCTGACCGATCACGCACTCTTACAGGGCGAAAACCAGGTGTATGTTTCGGATGTGGAAGTCGTATACAAAAACGTACTTCTAGGTCCAGCCGGACAAAACGATCTTATTCACTATGAAACGCGCCTGAAGGATGCTTTGGGCGATGATCAGGATCACACCATAGCTATGGAAGTACTGGCAGAAACATCCACGAAGGAAGTCCTGACTCCCGAAGTACAACGAATACTCGGCAACCTATACTTACCCCTGGTAGATGACGCACCTGATCGCATCTCGGAGGTCCTCGACATACTCGAACATGACGGTTACCTGGAGTCACGCGAAGCAGGCTACCTATTTCCATCGTGCCTGCTGAAGGACTGGTGGGCCGCGCGGTTTGGTCATCATCACGTTCCTATCGAGCTACGTGGCCAGGTCCGCGATGAGTGA
- a CDS encoding phytanoyl-CoA dioxygenase family protein has protein sequence MSTEHATDSEPGKGDASTMAVENATTSTPAPTPMTDEQKFFFDLKGWILVPSVLSETEIEEMKAEVYAAVEPDDKGKNNGFKRGFQGKLANLLDHPAVVGILNEILTEPPFVGDDHYGFRCENSFLMVRDPGWESTVKGTGLPHVVRPPQQANAMRYQVQGGKIFAGLTRVVWELEEVKAGYGGTSFLSGSHKAHFNYGGPDRYRPNISESPWEESLYAALENYSCPPGSMLVFTESLIHAANDWSNPDNRRCAVFNCYNSIWAQWHRLNLDHEIIDKMPPKRQSLFRGTWQLGGDGNRAYSLDNRSV, from the coding sequence ATGTCTACCGAGCACGCTACGGATAGTGAACCGGGCAAAGGGGACGCGTCGACAATGGCCGTCGAGAATGCCACCACTTCCACCCCCGCCCCCACCCCCATGACCGACGAGCAGAAGTTCTTCTTCGACCTGAAGGGCTGGATCCTCGTGCCTTCCGTGCTGTCGGAGACCGAGATCGAGGAGATGAAGGCCGAGGTGTACGCCGCGGTTGAACCGGACGACAAGGGCAAGAACAACGGTTTTAAAAGGGGTTTCCAGGGCAAGCTGGCCAACCTGCTCGATCACCCGGCCGTCGTGGGCATTCTCAACGAAATCCTGACCGAACCGCCCTTCGTGGGGGACGACCACTACGGTTTCCGTTGCGAGAACTCCTTCCTCATGGTGCGGGATCCCGGCTGGGAATCGACCGTCAAGGGTACCGGGCTGCCCCATGTCGTGCGCCCTCCCCAGCAGGCCAACGCCATGCGCTACCAGGTGCAGGGCGGCAAGATCTTCGCGGGACTCACCCGGGTGGTCTGGGAATTGGAGGAAGTCAAGGCAGGATACGGCGGCACCTCCTTTCTGAGCGGCTCGCACAAGGCCCATTTCAATTATGGCGGACCGGACCGGTACCGTCCCAACATCAGCGAATCTCCCTGGGAGGAAAGTCTCTACGCCGCCTTGGAGAATTACAGTTGTCCGCCGGGCTCCATGCTGGTCTTCACCGAGAGCCTGATCCACGCGGCGAACGACTGGAGCAATCCGGACAACCGGCGCTGCGCCGTGTTCAACTGCTACAACTCGATCTGGGCGCAGTGGCACCGTCTCAACCTCGACCACGAGATCATCGACAAGATGCCTCCAAAGCGGCAGTCCCTGTTTCGCGGCACGTGGCAGCTGGGGGGCGATGGGAATCGCGCCTACTCGCTGGACAACCGGTCGGTGTAA
- a CDS encoding mandelate racemase/muconate lactonizing enzyme family protein produces the protein MTEIPGGLDAVPPHPASVPRSSDLKITALETIIPDDIMPGLILLRIHTDAGIVGHGESYYVPQAVAAVIHDWLARRLLGSDPLSIEHHWRFFYERFSAFGSRGAEMRALSAVDLALWDLLGQACGRPVWQLLGGKAREAVRVYNSCGGPTYGRRPPGAPSEQGWPGHGDIGKPGPLEDNWAAHHAAGDLAEELVAEGYTGMKFWTFDRAYRAHGSSYLPMSTVRECVKPLEEVRKRVGDRIEILLDGHGFFQLPAALRIAEAVRDLNPMWLEDVMRLDNVDTLRDFRNKAGVPLAVSEMYISREDYRHVLERNAADYLMVDPTWVGGISETRRLAEMAQGYNIPAAMHDCTGPLTLFAGIHVATAVPNVVIQESVRAHIRTFYDLLIEPNIVVDHGFARPPEGPGLGTRLRPDLFDPEHPGYRISKA, from the coding sequence GTGACCGAAATCCCCGGTGGCCTCGATGCCGTCCCGCCACACCCCGCATCCGTCCCGCGAAGTTCCGACCTGAAGATCACGGCCCTGGAAACCATCATCCCAGATGACATCATGCCCGGGTTGATCCTGCTGCGGATCCATACCGACGCGGGTATCGTCGGCCACGGGGAGTCCTATTACGTCCCCCAGGCGGTGGCCGCCGTCATCCATGACTGGCTGGCCCGCCGGCTGCTCGGCAGCGACCCCCTGTCCATCGAACACCACTGGCGGTTCTTCTACGAACGGTTCAGCGCGTTTGGCTCGCGGGGCGCCGAGATGCGGGCCCTCAGCGCCGTCGACCTGGCTCTCTGGGACCTCCTGGGCCAGGCGTGCGGTCGGCCCGTCTGGCAACTCCTGGGCGGAAAGGCTCGCGAAGCCGTACGGGTCTACAACAGTTGCGGTGGTCCCACCTATGGACGTCGCCCGCCGGGCGCACCCTCCGAACAGGGCTGGCCCGGTCACGGCGACATCGGCAAACCCGGTCCCCTGGAAGACAACTGGGCCGCCCACCACGCCGCGGGCGACCTGGCGGAGGAACTGGTGGCGGAAGGGTACACGGGCATGAAGTTCTGGACCTTCGACCGCGCCTACCGGGCCCACGGCTCAAGCTATCTGCCCATGTCCACGGTCCGGGAATGCGTCAAGCCCCTGGAGGAGGTGCGCAAGCGGGTGGGCGACCGGATCGAGATCCTCCTGGACGGACACGGATTCTTCCAGCTTCCCGCCGCCCTGCGTATCGCCGAGGCGGTGCGCGACCTGAACCCGATGTGGCTCGAGGACGTGATGCGGCTCGACAACGTGGACACGCTCAGGGACTTCCGCAACAAGGCCGGCGTGCCCCTGGCGGTCAGCGAGATGTACATCAGCCGGGAGGACTACCGCCACGTGCTGGAGAGAAACGCCGCCGACTACCTCATGGTCGATCCCACCTGGGTGGGCGGTATCAGCGAGACGCGGCGGCTGGCCGAGATGGCCCAGGGCTACAACATCCCGGCGGCCATGCACGACTGTACCGGTCCGCTTACGCTGTTCGCCGGCATCCACGTCGCCACAGCCGTGCCCAACGTCGTCATCCAGGAGTCCGTCCGGGCCCACATCAGGACCTTCTACGACTTGCTCATCGAGCCCAACATCGTCGTCGATCACGGTTTCGCGCGGCCACCGGAGGGACCGGGCCTGGGTACCCGCTTGCGGCCGGACCTCTTCGATCCGGAGCATCCAGGATACCGGATCAGCAAGGCGTAA
- a CDS encoding phytanoyl-CoA dioxygenase family protein: MLKVDLLETSAIERAAAIFHRDGFVCVTNPLDDEQFALVRSGAERVMAEQEAEFGREKMNRGFARHSFGSQVHNWEWCVLIDLPTILPIIDAIWASDDYTCTGAGGDYSLPGAKIQHLHSDRNTDLFNDPLGRVTHRDVPAPFIVINFTMVEFTVENGAIRFIPGTHRSRASIPSLEEEPEWMRTNHLCAPANTAIIRDVRCWHGGTANHSDMKRPMTSVGYHAPWHRAVEEKSLPQEHYNRLSARGQRLCRHIVASV, from the coding sequence ATGTTAAAAGTCGACCTACTTGAAACGAGCGCGATCGAACGGGCCGCCGCGATTTTCCATCGGGACGGCTTCGTCTGCGTGACGAATCCCCTGGACGACGAGCAATTCGCCCTTGTCCGATCGGGCGCTGAACGCGTGATGGCGGAGCAGGAAGCCGAGTTCGGGCGAGAGAAAATGAACCGGGGCTTCGCACGCCACTCCTTCGGCAGCCAGGTGCACAACTGGGAATGGTGCGTCCTCATCGACCTGCCCACAATCCTGCCGATCATAGACGCGATCTGGGCAAGCGACGACTATACCTGCACGGGTGCGGGCGGCGACTACTCCCTGCCCGGCGCGAAGATCCAGCACCTGCATTCCGACCGGAACACCGACCTCTTCAACGATCCCCTGGGCCGGGTGACCCACCGGGATGTCCCGGCGCCGTTTATCGTCATCAACTTCACCATGGTGGAATTCACCGTGGAGAACGGCGCTATCCGGTTCATTCCCGGTACCCATCGGTCCCGGGCGTCGATCCCTTCGCTCGAAGAGGAACCGGAATGGATGCGCACGAACCATCTCTGCGCGCCGGCGAATACGGCCATCATCCGCGACGTGCGCTGCTGGCACGGGGGCACGGCGAATCACTCGGACATGAAACGGCCCATGACGAGCGTGGGCTATCATGCACCGTGGCATCGGGCCGTCGAGGAGAAGTCTCTGCCGCAGGAGCACTACAACCGGCTGTCCGCGCGAGGCCAGCGGCTGTGCAGGCATATCGTGGCCTCAGTATAG
- a CDS encoding Ig-like domain-containing protein: MLPRALLVPFLLLVPFILLVPLLLTAGCGEESKPTRPADPAPVRIVITPSSGLLTGTGQILRLSATLYDATGNTLTGIGITWSSSNASVASVSNDGVVVARSAGTAQITAAAGGLRTSITVTVSRTPSRIVVTPVSARLTAEGETLRLVAVVLDADGAEIDDAPRTWRSEHPMVASVNDQGVVTAHMKGETRITVTSGDLSASVPVTVAIVTPTSRIVVSPDSVNMTSIGETAQLSARVLDPNDQEIPSPDLTWTSEDEAVATVDGQGVVTAHMNGQTRVTVTWEELSAGVMVTVVQAADRIVITPDVVRLTSIGEMVELSASVRDANDVEITGAEPTWTSEDPAVASVDGQGVVTAQMSGTTRVTATFGMVSSSVSISVGETDTDRELLIDFYHATDGPNWTDNTNWLTDEPLDQWHGIEVDSTGNVVSIWLNGNGLKGPIPAILGNLPHLEVLGLVDNELSGEIPTELGNLQEMRRLLLQVNQLSGAIPSSLGDLTKLDTMDLHLNRLTGEIPSTLGKLANLVYLHLGNNLLNGPIPPSIGQLDKLERIYLGQNRLVGEIPSGVGGLTSLIEIWANGNLLTGEVPEELGTLKNLISLDLKDNAGMQGPLPRTFLERNMEYLQLFGTQVCLSRDLAFREWRLSFHSIYVLDCEAGPDLIALERLYFDVGGQNWTNNDNWLSAKPMDQWFGVSADTSGGVIAIELPGNGLTGMIPPALGGLSQLERLDLGVNNLTGGIPGELGALQNLNELRLHDNPNLSGSLPGSLADLDLTVLWLQGTMVCAPADPAVQAWLATIADWQITMCDPVDPIDPVDPVDPVDPVDPVDPADPVTPNDRQVLVEFYNAMDGDEWSNDNYWLSDRPISEWNGVEVDSDGRVTVLHLQYQRLIGNLHTSLGKLTELGELNLAENHLSGTIPSFLFGLTKLKILNLQDNDFSGGVPSGLASLSNLRSLNLGTNSLTGAIPSSLGRLTNLTELKLNENELDGRIPQSLGGLSKLTALDLSQNSLSGGIPSSLGRLSNLKMLRLYDNELSGGIPSGLGDLESVQELTLGENELTGTIPSSFGDLQRLRTLNLNDNDLEGGLPAFLAELPDLYALRVNNNSRMSGEIPFAFVRSGLGVLQGGGTGLCAPSAEGFKTWLRRLVGGSSIKPCTGSVDERAILVTIYNATDGPNWRLSLEWLSSSPIDEWWGVSIDDEGRVNRLRLRGNRLSGKIPTGLAQLENLQYLDISRNQLTGGIPAALGNLSKLLDVRLDHNDLSGSLPPALRALESITLISLNDNGFTGTIPSAWGDLTTLQWLYLENNKLSGGIPASLGNLTALKGLYLQNNEAMSGSIPSALTGLTSLDDLRLDGTGLCVPRTDAFQTWLDGIETKQFSYCEAEN; this comes from the coding sequence ATGCTTCCGCGCGCGCTCCTCGTCCCCTTCCTACTCCTCGTCCCCTTCATACTCCTCGTCCCCCTGCTCCTTACAGCAGGTTGCGGCGAAGAATCCAAACCGACCCGACCCGCCGATCCCGCACCCGTCCGAATCGTGATTACACCGTCCTCCGGTCTGCTCACCGGCACCGGCCAGATACTGAGATTGAGCGCCACCCTGTATGACGCGACCGGGAATACACTGACCGGTATCGGCATCACCTGGAGCAGCAGCAACGCGTCGGTGGCGTCCGTAAGCAATGACGGCGTGGTCGTAGCCCGCTCCGCAGGCACTGCGCAGATCACCGCAGCCGCGGGCGGGTTACGGACCAGCATCACGGTAACGGTGTCACGCACGCCGAGCCGGATCGTCGTGACGCCGGTATCGGCACGGTTAACGGCGGAGGGGGAAACGCTGAGGCTCGTGGCGGTAGTCCTGGACGCCGACGGCGCCGAGATAGACGACGCACCGCGGACCTGGCGCAGCGAGCATCCGATGGTGGCCTCGGTAAACGATCAGGGTGTGGTAACGGCGCACATGAAGGGTGAAACACGGATCACGGTAACCTCGGGAGACCTGTCGGCCAGCGTACCGGTGACCGTCGCCATTGTAACCCCGACGAGCCGCATCGTCGTCTCCCCGGATTCCGTGAACATGACTTCCATCGGCGAAACCGCGCAACTCTCCGCCAGGGTCCTTGATCCCAACGACCAGGAGATTCCGAGCCCGGACCTCACCTGGACCAGCGAGGATGAAGCCGTGGCCACGGTGGATGGTCAGGGCGTGGTGACGGCGCACATGAACGGACAAACGCGCGTAACGGTAACCTGGGAGGAACTGTCGGCCGGCGTGATGGTGACGGTTGTACAGGCGGCGGACCGCATTGTGATTACTCCAGACGTCGTACGCCTGACTTCGATCGGAGAGATGGTCGAACTCTCCGCGTCGGTACGCGATGCCAACGACGTGGAAATCACAGGTGCCGAACCGACCTGGACCAGCGAGGATCCGGCCGTGGCCTCCGTGGATGGCCAGGGCGTGGTGACGGCACAAATGTCCGGTACAACGCGCGTGACCGCTACATTCGGTATGGTCTCGTCGAGTGTATCCATCTCGGTCGGCGAAACCGATACGGACCGTGAACTGCTCATCGACTTTTACCACGCTACCGACGGTCCGAACTGGACGGACAATACCAACTGGCTCACCGACGAACCCCTGGACCAATGGCACGGTATTGAAGTCGATTCGACGGGGAACGTCGTGTCGATCTGGCTTAACGGCAACGGGTTGAAGGGTCCCATCCCGGCCATCCTCGGAAACCTGCCGCATCTCGAGGTTCTGGGCCTGGTGGACAACGAACTGAGCGGTGAGATACCAACGGAACTGGGCAATCTCCAGGAGATGCGCCGCCTGCTGCTGCAGGTAAACCAGTTGTCGGGCGCCATTCCGTCTTCGCTGGGCGATCTGACTAAGCTCGACACCATGGATCTCCACCTTAATCGATTGACCGGCGAGATTCCATCGACGTTAGGCAAGCTCGCGAACCTTGTTTACCTTCATCTTGGCAACAACCTGCTCAACGGTCCCATTCCGCCGTCCATCGGACAACTCGACAAGCTGGAAAGAATCTATCTTGGCCAGAACAGACTGGTCGGTGAGATCCCTTCGGGGGTAGGAGGATTGACCAGTTTGATCGAAATCTGGGCAAATGGGAACTTACTAACCGGGGAAGTACCCGAGGAACTGGGCACATTAAAAAACCTGATCTCGTTGGATCTCAAGGACAACGCCGGAATGCAAGGGCCCTTGCCCCGGACGTTCCTCGAACGGAACATGGAATACCTGCAACTCTTCGGCACGCAGGTCTGTCTGTCCAGGGATCTGGCGTTCCGTGAGTGGCGTCTTTCGTTCCATAGCATATACGTACTGGACTGCGAGGCAGGACCCGACCTGATCGCCCTGGAAAGGCTTTACTTTGACGTGGGAGGTCAGAACTGGACGAACAACGACAATTGGTTGAGTGCGAAGCCGATGGACCAGTGGTTCGGCGTCTCGGCCGACACCTCCGGAGGGGTCATCGCCATCGAACTGCCCGGAAACGGACTGACCGGTATGATTCCCCCGGCCCTGGGGGGACTGTCCCAACTGGAAAGACTCGATCTGGGCGTCAACAACCTGACGGGCGGCATACCCGGTGAACTGGGCGCCCTTCAAAACCTGAATGAGTTGCGACTGCACGACAATCCCAATCTGTCCGGATCACTGCCGGGTAGCCTTGCAGACCTCGATCTGACTGTTTTATGGCTGCAGGGTACCATGGTCTGCGCACCGGCTGACCCGGCAGTGCAAGCATGGCTGGCCACGATTGCGGATTGGCAGATAACAATGTGCGACCCGGTGGATCCCATCGACCCCGTCGATCCCGTCGATCCCGTCGATCCGGTGGATCCGGTGGACCCCGCCGATCCTGTTACACCAAATGACAGGCAAGTGCTGGTCGAGTTTTACAACGCCATGGACGGTGATGAATGGAGCAACGACAACTACTGGTTGAGTGATCGACCTATATCTGAATGGAATGGAGTCGAGGTAGATTCCGACGGAAGGGTTACTGTGCTCCATCTCCAGTACCAGAGACTGATTGGCAATCTGCATACCTCGCTAGGGAAATTGACCGAACTAGGTGAGCTGAATCTTGCAGAAAATCACCTTAGCGGCACGATTCCATCCTTCTTGTTCGGATTGACCAAACTGAAGATCCTGAATCTCCAGGATAATGATTTCAGTGGAGGGGTTCCTTCCGGATTGGCAAGCCTGTCAAACCTGCGGTCGCTCAACCTCGGCACGAATTCCCTGACCGGAGCGATCCCCTCTTCCCTCGGTAGACTGACCAATCTGACCGAGCTGAAACTAAATGAAAATGAACTCGATGGAAGAATCCCGCAGTCTCTGGGCGGACTTTCCAAACTTACAGCACTGGACCTCAGCCAGAACAGTCTGAGTGGAGGTATCCCATCCAGCTTAGGCCGTTTGTCCAACTTGAAAATGCTAAGACTCTATGACAACGAGCTTTCTGGCGGGATCCCTTCCGGATTGGGCGATCTTGAGAGCGTCCAGGAGTTGACGCTTGGCGAAAACGAACTTACAGGTACCATCCCATCGTCTTTCGGCGACTTGCAGAGGCTCAGGACCTTAAACCTCAATGACAACGACCTTGAAGGCGGTCTGCCAGCCTTCCTGGCGGAACTTCCGGACCTCTATGCATTGCGGGTCAACAACAATTCCCGGATGTCCGGCGAGATTCCTTTCGCATTCGTAAGGTCCGGCCTGGGCGTGCTTCAGGGTGGTGGTACGGGCCTTTGTGCACCGTCGGCCGAAGGATTCAAGACCTGGTTGAGGAGACTGGTAGGCGGAAGTTCAATCAAACCCTGTACGGGATCAGTGGATGAACGGGCAATATTGGTGACGATTTACAACGCAACGGACGGTCCGAACTGGAGACTCAGTTTGGAATGGTTGAGTTCCAGTCCCATTGACGAATGGTGGGGGGTCAGTATTGACGATGAAGGGCGTGTCAACCGCCTGCGCCTCAGAGGTAACAGGTTGTCAGGGAAGATCCCCACAGGATTGGCCCAACTGGAAAACCTACAATACCTGGACATTTCACGTAACCAACTGACCGGTGGAATTCCCGCGGCGCTGGGTAACCTTTCCAAACTGCTCGACGTACGCCTCGATCATAACGACTTGAGCGGCAGTCTGCCGCCTGCGCTGAGAGCACTCGAGAGTATCACGTTAATCAGCTTGAACGACAATGGATTTACCGGCACGATTCCGTCGGCGTGGGGCGACCTCACTACGCTTCAGTGGCTGTATCTTGAAAACAATAAACTGAGCGGCGGAATACCCGCTTCGCTGGGTAACCTGACCGCACTGAAGGGGCTGTACCTTCAGAACAACGAGGCGATGTCCGGATCGATCCCCAGCGCCCTCACCGGCCTGACCAGCCTCGATGACCTGAGGCTGGACGGCACCGGACTGTGCGTGCCTCGGACCGACGCGTTCCAGACCTGGCTGGATGGTATTGAAACCAAGCAGTTTAGTTACTGCGAGGCAGAAAACTAA
- a CDS encoding fumarylacetoacetate hydrolase family protein — translation MKLAFYDDYTLGVIENDSIIDVSSAVSGAGASSPQAQIEAVISDWDTYGGRIAEAAQGQAGTPLSTVSLRAPLPRPGQLLCLAGNYIEPDHPTKETFNAFLKSNTSVMGQDAVVELPDTDASVFHFEPELALVIGKRASKLSADEALDHIFGYTQFIDVSARGLPGGFFLGKSWHTFGPMGPALVTADEVGDANDLPAKMWINGNLKHDFSTGEMARHIPELLAEVTAVVTLEPGDVVSTGTHHYALSPVQDGDSLRLNIDKLGPALTITCADDKKRMWER, via the coding sequence GTGAAACTGGCATTCTACGACGACTACACCCTGGGCGTTATCGAGAACGACTCGATCATCGACGTTTCGTCCGCCGTTTCAGGTGCCGGGGCGTCCAGCCCCCAGGCTCAGATCGAAGCGGTCATCAGCGACTGGGATACCTATGGCGGCCGCATCGCCGAGGCCGCGCAGGGCCAGGCCGGAACGCCCCTATCCACGGTCAGCCTTCGGGCGCCGTTGCCGCGCCCGGGACAACTGCTCTGCCTGGCGGGGAACTACATCGAACCCGATCACCCCACCAAGGAGACCTTCAACGCCTTCCTGAAATCCAATACGTCCGTCATGGGCCAGGACGCGGTCGTGGAACTGCCCGACACGGACGCCTCGGTCTTCCATTTCGAGCCCGAACTCGCCCTTGTCATCGGCAAGCGGGCCAGCAAGCTCAGCGCGGACGAGGCCCTGGACCACATCTTTGGCTACACCCAGTTCATCGACGTCTCGGCCCGTGGACTGCCCGGCGGCTTCTTCCTCGGCAAGAGCTGGCACACCTTCGGTCCGATGGGTCCCGCGCTGGTAACGGCTGACGAGGTGGGCGACGCCAATGACCTGCCCGCGAAGATGTGGATCAACGGCAACCTCAAGCACGACTTCTCCACCGGCGAAATGGCCCGGCACATCCCCGAACTCCTGGCCGAAGTGACCGCCGTGGTCACCCTCGAGCCCGGCGACGTGGTCTCCACGGGCACGCACCACTACGCCCTGAGTCCCGTCCAGGACGGCGACAGCCTTCGCCTGAACATCGACAAGCTGGGGCCGGCACTGACCATTACCTGCGCGGATGACAAGAAGCGGATGTGGGAGCGGTAG